One Salvia splendens isolate huo1 chromosome 22, SspV2, whole genome shotgun sequence DNA segment encodes these proteins:
- the LOC121786834 gene encoding uncharacterized protein LOC121786834 has translation MDNIHLVQELMRGYENRNNAPKCAVKIDLRKAYDTVDWDFLRAVLHGLNLHPKFVFWVMQCVSSPKFSLSINGSPHGFFSGKRGLRQGDPMSPTLFIFCMEYLSRLLAARTMNSNFNFHAKCEKERITHLAFADDLMLFGRGDYMSMEILANTLEEFSSCSGLEINKDKSNIFEGGKLARRDLDEIKGIFGFPLGSLPVRYLGVPLDSKKLNIMHYSPLIEKIASLTKKWTGKNLSYAGKTELVRSVLQGVECYWLQVFPLPSNVRDRVIAICREFLWGTKYGAVAWKDLCLPKEEGGLGLRDLGAWNKALLARYLWNIHIKKDSLWIKWIHTEFIKGKSIWEWKLKSRDSPLFKRLIEIRDEMQADCQQRDVERLWEKWYATKGTAEAYNWFRPKGERKLWQRFIWKDFIPPKYSFTTWQALRNRLPTRDRLGYADIDQRCPLCNTGTESVDHLFFKCTKTREVWRVIKTWVGMRRPITTIPSAIKWFLKERSGVTVIRKARSLALIAAISLMWRARNAVIFDGATFEPKHLIFQIKKITYATLYTMFPHETVQEHLGV, from the coding sequence ATGGACAACATTCACCTTGTACAGGAGCTTATGCGCGGATACGAGAATAGGAATAATGCCCCGAAATGTGCAGTGAAGATCGACCTCCGCAAGGCATACGACACCGTGGACTGGGACTTCCTAAGGGCAGTCCTACATGGCCTGAATCTTCACCCTAAATTTGTATTTTGGGTGATGCAATGTGTCTCGTCCCCGAAGTTCTCGTTGTCCATCAACGGGAGCCCTCACGGTTTCTTCTCCGGCAAAAGGGGTCTTAGACAGGGAGATCCCATGTCGCctactctctttatcttttgcATGGAATACCTTTCTAGGCTCTTGGCAGCCCGTACTATGaactctaattttaatttccaTGCAAAATGTGAGAAGGAGAGAATCACGCACCTTGCATTTGCTGATGATCTTATGTTGTTTGGCAGGGGCGATTACATGTCTATGGAGATCCTAGCAAACACATTGGAGGAATTCTCAAGCTGCTCGGGACTAGAGATTAATAAGGACAAATCCAACATTTTTGAGGGAGGGAAGTTAGCTAGGAGGGACTTGGACGAGATTAAGGGCATCTTCGGCTTCCCACTAGGGTCCCTACCAGTGAGATACCTAGGGGTGCCTTTGGATTCGAAGAAGCTAAACATCATGCACTACTCCCCCCTCATCGAGAAGATCGCCTCACTCACGAAGAAATGGACGGGTAAGAACCTTTCATATGCCGGTAAAACTGAACTTGTACGGTCTGTTTTGCAGGGCGTCGAGTGCTATTGGCTGCAGGTCTTCCCGTTGCCATCAAACGTGAGAGACCGGGTGATAGCAATCTGCCGGGAGTTTCTTTGGGGAACTAAGTATGGAGCAGTAGCATGGAAGGATCTTTGCCTGCCCAAGGAGGAAGGAGGGCTCGGCCTCCGGGACCTTGGGGCTTGGAACAAAGCACTCCTTGCCCGATACCTATGGAACATACACATCAAGAAGGACTCCCTTTGGATCAAGTGGATCCATACCGAATTCATCAAGGGCAAATCGATCTGGGAATGGAAGTTGAAGTCCCGGGACTCCCCACTTTTCAAGAGACTGATCGAGATCCGGGATGAGATGCAAGCCGATTGCCAACAGCGAGACGTCGAGAGGCTGTGGGAGAAGTGGTACGCAACAAAAGGGACAGCTGAGGCCTATAACTGGTTTAGGCCTAAAGGGGAACGAAAACTCTGGCAACGGTTCATTTGGAAGGATTTCATCCCTCCAAAGTATTCGTTCACGACCTGGCAAGCGCTAAGGAACCGACTACCGACAAGGGACAGGCTCGGTTATGCTGACATTGACCAAAGATGTCCACTTTGCAACACAGGCACCGAATCAGTGGACCACCTCTTCTTCAAGTGTACCAAGACAAGAGAAGTTTGGCGTGTGATCAAGACATGGGTTGGCATGAGGAGGCCAATCACAACCATACCGAGCGCGATCAAGTGGTTCCTTAAGGAGCGCAGTGGTGTAACGGTGATCCGGAAGGCAAGGAGCCTGGCCCTTATTGCCGCGATCAGCTTAATGTGGAGAGCTAGGAACGCCGTAATTTTTGATGGAGCTACCTTTGAGCCGAAGCACCTGATCTTCCAGATTAAGAAAATCACTTACGCTACACTCTACACCATGTTCCCGCACGAGACGGTCCAGGAGCACCTTGGAGTTTAG